From Corvus cornix cornix isolate S_Up_H32 chromosome 5, ASM73873v5, whole genome shotgun sequence, the proteins below share one genomic window:
- the CALM1 gene encoding calmodulin-1 → MADQLTEEQIAEFKEAFSLFDKDGDGTITTKELGTVMRSLGQNPTEAELQDMINEVDADGNGTIDFPEFLTMMARKMKDTDSEEEIREAFRVFDKDGNGYISAAELRHVMTNLGEKLTDEEVDEMIREADIDGDGQVNYEEFVQMMTAK, encoded by the exons GCTGATCAGCTGACTGAAGAACAGATTGCTG AATTCAAGGAAGCCTTTTCCCTATTTGACAAAGATGGTGATGGTACTATCACAACAAAAGAACTGGGAACTGTCATGAGGTCACTGGGTCAAAATCCAACAGAAGCAGAATTGCAGGATATGATCAACGAGGTAGATGCTGATG gCAATGGCACTATCGACTTCCCTGAATTTTTAACCATGATGGCCAGAAAAATGAAGGACACAGACAGCGAGGAAGAAATCCGTGAGGCATTCCGAGTCTTTGACAAG GATGGCAATGGCTATATCAGTGCAGCAGAACTACGCCATGTTATGACAAACTTAGGAGAAAAGCTAACAGATGAAGAAGTAGATGAAATGATCAGAGAAGCAGACATTGATGGGGATGGGCAAGTCAACTATGAAG aaTTCGTACAGATGATGACTGCAAAGTGA